The Helicoverpa armigera isolate CAAS_96S chromosome 15, ASM3070526v1, whole genome shotgun sequence genomic interval GTTCTCCCGGAGAAACCAGAAGAGAAACTTGAGTTCCGGAGTGCGAGAGGACTTCCGGTGGTGGTTGGAAGCAGTAGAGGGCTGTCCAAACCCGTTACTCAAGAAAGAGGTAACGCATTTCTTGACCACAGACGCAGCGGATGCGGGCTGGGGAGCAAGTCTAAACAGCAAGTATCTCTCAGGCAAATGGGCCACGAACCAAAAAGCCTGGCACTCGAACCTAAAAGAGATGTATGCCGTTTATGCGGTAATAAGGTCACAGGGTCATTGTTACAGAATGCCCACATTTTGGTTCAGACCGACAATCGGACTCTAGTAGCGTACATAAGGAATCAGGGCGGGACTCGGTCCTTGAAGCTGTTAGGCCTAACAACCCAGTTGTTAGAGTTGACTTGTCGGCTGAACATAACGCTGACAGCGCACCACCTGCCAGGAAACCTAAACGGTATTGCAGATTGCCTGTCAAGGGGAAAGTCAGTACCGAGTGGCACCTGCTGCCACCAGCCACGGAGGCAGTGTTCAGACAATGGGGGGTTCCAGAAATAGATCTCTTCGCTACAAGAGACACGGCAGTAGTTTCAAGGTATGTCAGTCTAGACTCAAGGGATGGCTCCGCAGAGTTCTGCGACGCCTTCAGCCAAACTTGGGACTTTCAGACAGCTTGGGTATTTCCACCTCCAAGCATGATGCCCAGGGTTCTGGCACATCTGAACAAGGCAAGAGGGACATACTTTGTGATAGCGCCACAGTGGACCCAGTGCTTTTGGTTTCCCGACCTGAAGACACGCGCGCAAGTACCCCCACTTCCCATAGAGAACCTGAGGGAGGTGCTGCTGGACAGGACGACGGGACTACCTCCACCGTCAGTGGACAAGCTGGTACTTCAGGCTTGGAAAATTGGGGGTGGGGAGATCAAGTAAAGGACTGGAGCACGGACGAACAAAGATTGTTGAGAAGTAGCTGGCGCCCCTCCACTATTAATACGTATAGTGCACCTTTAAAAAGATGGATACTTTGGTGTGAATCCCATGGAGTGGATAATAAGTGCCCAGAGGGCAAGGACCTAGCCAGATTTTAGCTAATTTATACTTAGAGAAAGGTTTTGCATACAGCACGGTAATGTTGCACAAGTCTGCTGTCTCAACTTACTGTGCACCTAGGGTTGAGAACTTGGCCAAAAATTTTTTCGTTCAGCAGGTTTTAAAGGCAGTGAGTCTAGCTAAACCACGCCCAGCAAAGCTACCAGTATGGgatgttaaaatattgtatgagtGGTTAAAGTCTTCAGAATTTCCAGACACTCTTTTTTATCAAAGCAGACACACTGCATTGATTCTTTTACTTGCATCTGGCCGAAGGTTGCATGATCTTACACTTTTGGAGCTTGGTGATCAAGGATATGCTGAAACTGAGGACACAGTAACATTCTGGCCAAAATTTGGCTCAAAAACAGACACAAGTTCTCATAGACAATCAGGCTGGCTTCTCATGAAGCACCAAGATTCTAAGCTTTGCCCAGTCACTAACGTTAAGAAGTTAGTCAAGATTTCAGAGACTAGACGCAATCAAACTACAAATGTTAATTCCCTTTTTATATCAATCACCGGTGATACAAAGCCTGCCTCTAAGACCATGATCTCAGGATGGGTGAGGTCAGCCTTCAAATTGGCACAGATAGATGGCTACTCTCCAGGCAGCATAAGGTCAGCAGTGGCCTCCAGGGGATGGCTAGACAATAGACCTATACAGGAGATATTAGAAAGAGGAAACTGGAAGTGTGTGGAAAccttttctaaatattattgtagaaatataaataagcctGTCAGTGAAGATGTCCCTGGtctactttataataattttaaaacaatgtgatTAATAGTGattatatttgattatttatgataatttgattttgatctcAATTATTAAGGCTGAACAGCTGAAgtgtttatgtttgaaaattatttgttaatttgtggcagttaaactgcatttttatttatcaatcctAAGAAGGaagttatgttttttgttttcacattgaattgtttaatttgagtttcttggtaagaaaaatataaatattttaaactaatagtGTGGTTGGATTTTGTTCTTAACATTTTCCCAGCAAATATTGAAAGTTAAAGATGGTTCAAAGAGAGTGATAAGAAGGTTTGTTATAAGGAAGTacctagtaaattatattactcTCACATTGCATTCTTGTGTTTTATAATTTCTGATCACCAGCAGATATCAAACAGGTCTTCacatcattgctgtgttttcgaAGACATATAATATGACTGTTTTGCATTAAGACAAAACAGGTATTATATGTAGaagaaaacacagcaatgaGCCAAGGTTCttgctgatgatgaagactgcAATGGCGCCGGTTGAAAATTTGGCGGTAAAGTATGACAGATAGCCCTGTGGTGACAGAAATTGGGAGGATATTCTCGATTTGTATACAGATATGACTGATATTCtcgatattttcacagaatcaTAGGACTGCTTCTTCacatcattgctgtgttttcttCTACATATAATACCTGTTTTGTCTTAATGCAAAACAGTCATATTATTTCCATACTTGATTCGGTTTTTTGAACAAttactgtaatattttaatagatggcgctaggtGGTTTATCGGTGACTGCCCGAGCTTGCAATATGCTCGACTACCGTGCACGCGGTGACAGATTCGATTCCATTCGATTTGATTCCGAGATTTGTGGCGATACTCCTGACTCCTATAGTTAGTGATAGGAGGCacggaaataaattaaaaattaaggaGATGGCTATTTTTTTGCGGCACCGGTTACTTTTACCTCTATGCGACGacttttttatgtaatgttaAGGGCAAGATGAAGATGACGGATGACGCCGTGCCTTAAAACGGTAAGCTCAATAGCTCGCACATTTTGATTTGCTCATCATTGACAATGATGACTGACCATTGGCATAGCACTTTACTCAATAGGCATTCCGATTACTTCAttgtgggaatcgaacccacaacaCATCTTAGCCAGTCAATCGCTGCACTAAAGGCGCAATACATTATCTAGGCCtcaattacatttcaaaattatattttttatgttttagtacctacctactacatttACCAAAAAAACTGACCAAGAGCGTGTCGGCCACGCTATGTGTTGGGTTCCGTACTTTCCCCCATACCTATCCCATCAACTcagaaaaaattgttttttttttgctttttttaatgcGTAAAATTTCGATGGGTTTTCGTTACCGTCAGAATCTCTGTCACTCCTCACCGAtcccctcgaaatacatatagagagttgttacctaattgctactagctaccattagttgctaccagctaccattagttgctaccaattgctaccctatTTGCTATTGGTGAcggccattctgatatcaggatggaTGGCAGGAgttggaattaaaaaaacactCATCCTTTACGTGCAGGTACATATCGGTACCACAGATCAGCTCTGTTGTCCTTACGGCCACTGAGATTAAGCgaggacggacggacagacagacatggcGAAACTACAAGGGTTCCCGTAAGTTTACTATGCAACCCTAAAAACGTTTAACACGGGTCTTAAAACGAACCAATATCAGCAAATTTTCTGGGTCATGCCAAGTCTAAACAAATTGCAAGTAGACAGTGACAAACAAAACTGTTTGCTAAGCATCCCTGCTGTTATTTGTGCaaatcatttgtttaatttcCTGTCGATGCTATCGTTTCCATCACGCGTGCGTCACGAGTACCTATCTTCACGGTGTATTGTGTAAAGGGGACCTATGAAATTGGATGAAATGATATGAAAAGAATTAGCTTGATTCATAAATAGGAATGCGACGGATTTACTTAAGGTCTAATGTTGAATGTAGTAGTAATCTTAAATCTAAGGTTGTATGTAGCAGCTATGTGCTACATACAACTTATTTACCTAGGACGATTGCTAGggagtaaatacatatttttgaactGTTTTACGCCGCAATATGattgaaatatgaataaataacgaATATCATCACAACAGTCTTAATGCTCTCTAAcgcataaaaaaaattgtggatCGGTATGTGTACGGTCCTCAAATAGGTGTCAAATAGGTTTACAAAATGACGATAGCCACGGGATCAATGGATAACACCGTGTTTTGCGAGCAAGGACTAGAAAGAAATtctgaagtgtttgtttgtttgaacgcgctaatgtcaggaactactagtccgatttgaaaaattatttcagtgttagagatagcccatttattgaggaaggctctATGCTAGTGCTGTATAATTATCCTGTCAGTTTGACCACGGCAGCTCAACGTTTATCGGTAGCCCAGCACGACTGCTGCCTAGCCCGAGAAACCCGTCTTCCTGAAAtatggatttaattaaaaacctgttattatgtattgtgtatttaaatgagttatttaccatttttacaaaaatgtataaaatcaGCCTTTCTCTGTATTGCACAATGGGTCACACCACTATACTTAGGTATCACTTACTCATACTATTTAGAATTCTGAAAAATCTTTCAACAACCGTTTATAAGCtaaagtttttacattttttgcataaataaagtCGAAAT includes:
- the LOC135117864 gene encoding uncharacterized protein LOC135117864, which gives rise to MQGILEKPAVVDPGFFSKMFLIKKADGGLRPIFDLKALNRYIATKHFYLISQLDIVTFLQANDWLVKIDLHQAYFHLCVAETHRRFLRVVYNGEILQLTALPFGLSSAPRVFAAVSNWVAEILRNRGIRLLVYLDDFLLACQDRSKLMAQVAETLAVLESLGWHVNYQKSVTEPTHRLEYLGLVWDTQYLTIALPIRKVEGIKASLTKLLKRDNCSLRELQSVLGKLNFANYAIPQGRLHCRKAQLFLRKFSRRNQKRNLSSGVREDFRWWLEAVEGCPNPLLKKEVTHFLTTDAADAGWGASLNSKYLSECPHFGSDRQSDSSSVHKESGRDSVLEAVRPNNPVVRVDLSAEHNADSAPPARKPKRYCRLPVKGKVSTEWHLLPPATEAVFRQWGVPEIDLFATRDTAVVSRYVSLDSRDGSAEFCDAFSQTWDFQTAWVFPPPSMMPRVLAHLNKARGTYFVIAPQWTQCFWFPDLKTRAQVPPLPIENLREVLLDRTTGLPPPSVDKLVLQAWKIGGGEIK